In Bradyrhizobium lablabi, one DNA window encodes the following:
- a CDS encoding ABC transporter permease codes for MLDRAPTSKTSEPTDRETATRPVAFRGAGFMPKAGRYSGWIALALALGLWQLAGSTRLVNPLFLPPPTAIARAMWQLAISGALWQHLAYSIMRIGIGWILGTIAGVITGFAIGLSNLARGVGITFISALFPIPKIALLPLLILWLGIGEEPKIATIALGVFFSTAISVYSGVDNVPRNLIRMAQSFNVPFHAIVRRVIWPGALPSILAGFRITASVALLLVVSAEMIGAEYGIGAFVLQAGNLMQTDQLLAGVVILSLFGLAVGKLINLLETRLLHWR; via the coding sequence ATGCTTGACCGCGCGCCAACCTCAAAAACCTCAGAGCCGACCGATCGCGAAACCGCGACGCGGCCGGTCGCCTTTCGGGGCGCGGGGTTCATGCCGAAAGCCGGCCGCTATTCCGGCTGGATCGCATTGGCGCTGGCGCTCGGGCTTTGGCAACTGGCCGGAAGCACGCGTCTCGTCAATCCGCTGTTCCTGCCGCCGCCGACCGCGATCGCGCGCGCGATGTGGCAGCTCGCGATCTCGGGCGCGCTCTGGCAGCATCTGGCCTATTCGATCATGCGCATCGGCATCGGATGGATTTTAGGAACTATCGCCGGCGTCATTACAGGCTTTGCGATCGGGCTCTCCAACCTCGCGCGCGGCGTCGGCATCACCTTCATCTCGGCGCTGTTTCCGATTCCCAAAATCGCGCTGCTGCCGCTGCTCATTCTCTGGCTCGGGATCGGCGAGGAACCAAAAATCGCCACCATCGCGCTTGGGGTGTTCTTCTCCACCGCGATCTCGGTCTATAGCGGCGTCGACAATGTTCCGCGCAATCTGATCCGGATGGCGCAGAGTTTTAACGTACCGTTTCACGCTATCGTCCGCCGCGTGATCTGGCCGGGCGCGCTGCCCTCGATCCTCGCCGGTTTTCGTATCACCGCGTCCGTCGCGCTGCTATTGGTAGTCAGCGCCGAGATGATCGGCGCCGAATACGGCATCGGCGCCTTCGTGCTGCAGGCCGGCAATCTCATGCAGACCGATCAGCTCTTGGCGGGGGTAGTGATATTATCGCTGTTCGGGCTGGCGGTGGGGAAGCTGATCAATCTCTTGGAAACGCGCTTGCTGCACTGGCGCTGA
- the maiA gene encoding maleylacetoacetate isomerase encodes MRLHGYFRSSASYRVRIALNLKGLGAEHLPHHLRKGEQCAPSYLAINPQGLVPTLENDTGAILTQSLAIIEWLDETHPEPPLLPKDPLRRAKVRAFAMALACDTHPVQNLKVLARLRQLGLPEEQVTGWAAWANREGLAACETLIAEEPGPLCFGADPTIADLCLVPQLANARRFGVDLAAFPRLLKAEAAAKTLKAFADAAPERQSDAE; translated from the coding sequence ATGAGGCTGCACGGCTATTTCCGCAGCAGCGCATCCTACCGGGTCAGAATTGCGTTGAATCTAAAGGGACTAGGCGCGGAGCACCTGCCGCATCACCTTCGCAAGGGCGAACAATGCGCGCCCAGCTATCTGGCGATCAACCCGCAAGGGCTGGTTCCGACATTGGAAAATGACACCGGCGCGATCCTCACCCAGTCGCTCGCCATCATCGAATGGCTGGACGAAACCCACCCCGAACCGCCACTCCTGCCAAAGGACCCGCTGCGCCGGGCCAAAGTCCGCGCCTTTGCGATGGCGCTCGCCTGCGACACCCATCCCGTTCAGAACCTGAAAGTGCTGGCAAGGCTGCGGCAGCTCGGATTGCCCGAGGAGCAGGTCACGGGCTGGGCGGCGTGGGCCAATCGCGAGGGGCTCGCGGCGTGCGAAACGCTGATCGCCGAAGAGCCGGGTCCGTTATGCTTTGGCGCTGATCCGACCATCGCCGATCTCTGCCTGGTGCCGCAGTTGGCCAATGCGCGGCGATTCGGTGTCGATCTCGCCGCGTTTCCGCGTCTCCTGAAAGCCGAGGCGGCCGCAAAAACCCTCAAGGCGTTCGCGGACGCTGCACCGGAGCGGCAGTCCGATGCCGAATAA
- the gtdA gene encoding gentisate 1,2-dioxygenase, translating into MEAVQKTPEREAFYKKIDGENLSALWNVMGDLITPEPKSACRPHLWKFDAIRDYMTEAGKLITAKEAERRVLVLENPGLRGQSKITTSLFAGVQMVIPGDVAPAHRHSQSALRFVLEGKGAYTAVDGERTAMAPGDFVITPSMTWHDHSNETNEPMFWLDGLDIPMVQFFDASFAEGSNEDQQKISRPAGDSFARYGHNLLPVDGKRKSKTSPIFNYPYSYTREALEQAKVRNEWDACHGLKLKFSNPETGDFAMPTIGTFIQLLPKGFKTARYRATDATVFAAIEGKGRSRIGEQTFEWGPRDLFVVPSWQWVTHESDEDSVLFSFSDRPVQQKLDLFREDRGNA; encoded by the coding sequence ATGGAAGCCGTACAGAAGACGCCAGAACGCGAGGCGTTTTACAAGAAGATCGACGGCGAAAATCTCTCCGCGCTCTGGAACGTGATGGGCGATCTGATCACGCCGGAACCGAAGAGCGCCTGCCGCCCGCATCTTTGGAAATTCGACGCCATCCGCGACTATATGACCGAAGCGGGCAAGCTGATCACCGCGAAGGAAGCCGAGCGGCGGGTGCTGGTGCTGGAAAACCCCGGCCTTCGCGGTCAGTCGAAGATCACGACCTCGCTGTTTGCCGGCGTGCAGATGGTGATCCCCGGCGACGTCGCGCCGGCGCACCGGCACAGCCAGTCGGCGCTGCGTTTTGTGCTCGAGGGCAAGGGCGCCTATACCGCTGTTGATGGCGAGCGCACGGCGATGGCGCCGGGCGATTTTGTCATCACGCCGTCGATGACCTGGCACGATCACTCCAACGAGACCAACGAGCCGATGTTCTGGCTCGATGGCCTCGATATTCCGATGGTGCAGTTCTTCGACGCCTCCTTCGCGGAAGGCTCCAACGAGGATCAGCAAAAAATCAGCCGCCCCGCCGGCGACAGTTTTGCGCGCTATGGCCACAATTTGCTGCCGGTCGACGGGAAGCGCAAATCGAAGACGTCGCCGATCTTCAACTATCCCTATTCCTACACGCGCGAGGCGCTGGAGCAGGCGAAGGTGCGCAACGAGTGGGACGCCTGCCACGGCCTGAAACTGAAATTCTCCAATCCCGAAACGGGCGATTTCGCGATGCCGACCATCGGCACTTTTATTCAGCTGCTGCCGAAGGGATTCAAAACCGCGCGCTATCGCGCGACGGATGCGACCGTGTTCGCCGCGATCGAAGGCAAGGGCCGTTCCCGGATCGGCGAGCAGACCTTTGAATGGGGCCCGCGCGATTTGTTCGTGGTGCCGAGCTGGCAGTGGGTCACCCACGAATCCGACGAGGATTCGGTGCTGTTCAGTTTCTCGGATCGCCCGGTGCAGCAGAAGCTGGACCTGTTCCGCGAAGATCGCGGGAATGCGTGA
- a CDS encoding benzoate-CoA ligase family protein translates to MMQEITDRVPGNCPGAVEIGFAIPDKYNASRILFDNLGKGHGGRLALTGPLGTRSYKELCVDASRWGHGFVSLGLKRGDRILMFLDDTPAYPAAFFGAVRAGFVPLLINTLTPSDLLQFYLADSGASVAVTDAEFCARFDAVACKDTPLRTLIVVNGAAGEHAAPDMIIAEAWLAAFATELAEADTGRDEMAFWMYSSGSTGRPKGIVHLQHDMAYSEVAFARNVLKLTPDDICFSVPKMFFAYGFGNSITFPFSAGAATLLLPSQPKPAAIFEAIERFRPSVFFGLPTLYTSLTKAEGAADADFSSLRMALSAAEVLSSEVFNGWKKLTGLEIVEGLGSTEVLHIYLSNLADQKKLGAAGLRVPGYEIALKDKDGREVGDNEEGILWVRGDSSTPLYWNRPDKSAETIREEGWIYTGDRFVRDSDGFYFFRGRADDLIKISGQWVYPLEVELCLAEHPEVRECAVFAAELPDRRMTLKAVVVMNSREYDASATTKILQDFVKAKLLPYKYPREIKFLDELPKTGTGKIDRQAVLRM, encoded by the coding sequence ATGATGCAGGAGATCACAGACCGCGTCCCGGGCAATTGCCCAGGAGCTGTGGAGATCGGCTTTGCGATCCCGGACAAATATAATGCGAGCCGTATCCTGTTCGACAATCTCGGCAAAGGCCACGGCGGCAGGCTCGCGCTCACGGGACCGCTGGGTACCCGCAGCTACAAGGAACTCTGCGTGGACGCCTCGCGTTGGGGCCACGGCTTTGTATCGCTGGGCCTCAAGCGCGGCGACCGCATCCTGATGTTTCTGGACGACACGCCCGCCTACCCGGCGGCGTTCTTCGGCGCGGTTCGCGCCGGCTTCGTGCCGCTGTTGATCAACACGCTGACGCCATCCGACCTGCTGCAATTTTATCTGGCGGATTCCGGCGCCTCCGTTGCCGTCACCGATGCCGAGTTTTGCGCCCGCTTCGACGCGGTCGCCTGCAAGGACACGCCATTGCGCACGCTGATCGTCGTCAACGGCGCGGCCGGCGAGCACGCCGCACCCGACATGATTATCGCCGAAGCGTGGTTAGCCGCGTTTGCCACCGAACTCGCCGAGGCCGATACCGGCCGCGACGAGATGGCATTCTGGATGTATTCGTCGGGCTCGACCGGACGCCCCAAAGGCATTGTCCATCTGCAGCACGACATGGCCTATAGCGAGGTGGCCTTCGCGCGCAACGTGCTGAAACTCACACCCGATGACATCTGCTTTTCGGTGCCAAAAATGTTTTTCGCCTACGGCTTTGGCAACTCGATCACCTTTCCGTTCTCGGCGGGCGCCGCGACGCTGCTGCTGCCGAGCCAGCCAAAACCGGCCGCGATCTTTGAAGCGATCGAACGCTTCCGCCCCAGCGTGTTTTTCGGACTGCCGACGCTGTACACCTCTTTGACAAAAGCCGAGGGCGCGGCGGATGCGGATTTTTCCTCGCTGCGCATGGCGCTCTCCGCCGCCGAAGTGCTCTCGTCCGAAGTTTTCAACGGCTGGAAGAAACTCACCGGCCTCGAGATCGTCGAAGGGCTCGGGTCCACCGAAGTGCTGCACATCTATCTCTCCAACTTGGCCGATCAGAAAAAGCTCGGCGCCGCCGGACTTCGCGTGCCCGGCTACGAAATCGCGCTGAAAGACAAAGACGGCCGCGAGGTCGGCGACAACGAAGAGGGCATCTTGTGGGTGCGCGGCGATTCTTCAACGCCGCTGTACTGGAACCGACCCGACAAATCGGCGGAGACTATCCGCGAGGAGGGGTGGATCTACACCGGCGACCGCTTTGTCCGCGACAGCGATGGTTTTTATTTCTTCCGCGGCCGCGCCGATGATCTGATAAAAATTTCCGGGCAATGGGTCTATCCGCTCGAGGTCGAGCTTTGCCTCGCCGAGCATCCCGAGGTGCGCGAATGCGCGGTGTTTGCCGCCGAGCTGCCGGACCGGCGCATGACGCTGAAGGCGGTGGTCGTGATGAACAGCCGCGAGTACGACGCAAGCGCGACGACAAAAATATTGCAGGATTTTGTGAAGGCGAAGTTGTTGCCTTACAAATATCCGCGCGAGATAAAATTCCTCGACGAATTGCCGAAGACCGGCACTGGCAAGATCGACCGCCAGGCGGTGTTGCGGATGTAG
- a CDS encoding ABC transporter ATP-binding protein yields the protein MDLIADHISHGFGALDVLDDVSFTVGAGEVVAIVGPSGCGKSTLLSILGGLLRASAGSAEWRGAPPPGSFNPLTFVFQDFALLPWCTVEENVEFPLLHTGLAIPERRAIVDDALRRTSLSDFRGTYPKQLSGGMRQRVGIARALAVRPAILLMDEPLSALDSQTRELLMEDFVSLLADGSMGAVYVTHNLEEAVRLADRIVVLSRRPGRIREVVAIPLTRDERGDINARGKLLSLQSGLWSLIREEAIDAEREVQHA from the coding sequence ATGGACCTGATCGCCGACCATATCAGTCACGGTTTTGGCGCCCTCGACGTGCTCGACGACGTATCGTTCACGGTCGGCGCGGGCGAGGTCGTGGCGATCGTCGGACCGTCGGGCTGCGGCAAGAGTACGCTGCTCTCGATTCTGGGCGGGTTATTGCGAGCGAGTGCGGGGTCGGCGGAATGGCGCGGCGCGCCGCCGCCGGGAAGCTTCAATCCGCTGACGTTTGTGTTCCAGGATTTTGCGCTGCTGCCCTGGTGCACGGTCGAAGAGAACGTCGAATTTCCGCTCCTGCACACGGGCCTCGCTATACCCGAGCGCCGCGCGATCGTTGACGACGCCTTGCGCCGCACGTCGCTCTCGGACTTTCGCGGCACCTACCCAAAACAATTGTCCGGCGGCATGCGCCAGCGGGTCGGCATTGCCCGCGCGCTCGCGGTGCGGCCCGCGATACTGTTGATGGACGAGCCGCTGTCGGCGCTGGATTCGCAAACCCGCGAATTGCTGATGGAGGATTTTGTCAGTCTGCTCGCCGATGGCTCGATGGGCGCGGTCTATGTGACGCATAATCTCGAGGAAGCGGTGCGGCTCGCCGACCGCATTGTCGTGCTGTCGCGGCGGCCCGGCCGCATCCGCGAGGTCGTCGCCATTCCGCTGACCCGCGACGAGCGCGGCGACATCAATGCCCGCGGCAAACTGCTTTCGTTGCAAAGCGGGCTTTGGTCGCTGATCCGCGAGGAGGCGATCGATGCCGAGCGCGAGGTCCAGCATGCTTGA
- a CDS encoding MarR family winged helix-turn-helix transcriptional regulator produces MPNNKTQPVTMDAVYDAPGYLFRRMQQIAVSIFVEECRDHDLTPVQFAALVAIHTHPGIDATRLSAVIAFDRSTLGNVIERLETKKYIERKPSREDKRIKLLYLTKSGSALLHDIMPAVDRAQARMLQPLKPADRKALMALLTQLVDLNNEASRVPLRAEDALEHLGKSG; encoded by the coding sequence ATGCCGAATAACAAGACCCAACCGGTGACGATGGACGCGGTCTATGACGCGCCGGGCTATCTGTTCCGGCGCATGCAGCAGATCGCGGTCTCGATCTTTGTCGAGGAATGCCGGGATCACGACCTGACGCCGGTGCAATTCGCCGCACTGGTCGCGATCCACACCCATCCCGGCATCGATGCGACGCGGCTTTCCGCCGTGATCGCCTTCGACCGCTCGACGCTCGGCAATGTGATCGAACGGCTGGAGACCAAAAAATACATCGAGCGAAAGCCGTCGCGCGAGGATAAACGAATAAAACTGCTTTATCTGACCAAGTCAGGCTCGGCGCTGTTGCACGACATCATGCCCGCGGTCGATCGGGCGCAAGCGCGGATGCTGCAGCCGTTAAAACCGGCCGACCGCAAGGCGCTGATGGCGCTGTTGACGCAGTTGGTCGATCTCAACAACGAGGCGTCGCGGGTGCCGCTGCGCGCCGAGGACGCTCTTGAACATCTCGGGAAATCCGGCTGA
- a CDS encoding cysteine rich repeat-containing protein: protein MLRVIMIAAGLCVSEAAFAQELTAEQRNACMGDYQKFCKGTTPGGGRIIACLSKSSDKLTPACQKVLAAAEKK from the coding sequence ATGTTACGCGTCATCATGATTGCGGCCGGCTTGTGCGTGTCCGAAGCGGCGTTCGCGCAGGAATTGACCGCCGAGCAACGCAATGCCTGCATGGGCGACTATCAGAAATTTTGCAAAGGCACCACGCCGGGCGGCGGGCGGATCATCGCCTGTCTCTCCAAATCGAGCGACAAGCTGACGCCGGCCTGCCAGAAGGTGCTGGCTGCCGCGGAGAAGAAGTAG
- a CDS encoding 3-hydroxybenzoate 6-monooxygenase, whose product MGFLGTHPVLIAGGGIGGLAAALGLAQKGISSVLLEKASTLGEIGAGIQLGPNAFHAFDYLGVGEAARGMAVYIDQLRLMDALTAEEITHVDLRDAFRARFGNPYAVVHRGDLHGVLLKACQNHDLIDLRVSSEVLGYDQDASSVTARLGNGERVTGSLLIGADGLWSNIRNTVIGDGRPRVSGHTTYRSVIPTDEMPEDLRWNAATLWAGPKCHIVHYPLSGWKVFNLVVTCHNDAPEPVAGKPVSDEEVMQGFAHVHARAQNIIRHGRNWRLWVLCDRDPNERWVDGRVALLGDAAHPMLQYFAQGACMALEDAVCLSHMLSTHEDHALALQHYRAQRFPRTARVQLLSRAIGEHIYHPSGEHARLRNAIMRAKSSEDYYGDLAWLYGGTGLGS is encoded by the coding sequence ATGGGATTTTTGGGCACGCATCCGGTCCTGATCGCCGGCGGCGGCATCGGCGGCCTGGCCGCGGCGCTTGGACTTGCGCAAAAGGGAATTTCTTCGGTTCTGCTCGAAAAGGCATCCACGCTGGGCGAGATCGGGGCCGGCATCCAGCTCGGCCCGAATGCGTTCCATGCCTTCGACTATCTCGGCGTCGGCGAAGCCGCGCGCGGCATGGCTGTTTATATCGATCAGCTCCGGCTGATGGATGCGCTGACGGCCGAAGAGATCACCCATGTCGATCTGCGCGACGCCTTCCGCGCCCGCTTTGGAAATCCCTACGCGGTGGTGCATCGCGGCGATTTGCACGGCGTGCTGCTAAAGGCCTGTCAAAACCATGATCTGATCGATCTGCGCGTGAGCTCCGAAGTGCTCGGCTACGATCAGGACGCCTCGTCCGTGACGGCGCGGCTTGGCAATGGCGAGCGCGTCACGGGATCGCTGTTGATCGGCGCCGACGGGCTGTGGTCGAACATCCGCAATACCGTGATCGGCGATGGGCGCCCGCGGGTTTCCGGTCACACCACTTATCGCTCGGTGATTCCGACCGACGAGATGCCGGAAGATCTGCGCTGGAACGCGGCGACGCTGTGGGCCGGCCCGAAATGCCACATCGTGCATTACCCGCTGTCGGGCTGGAAAGTTTTCAACCTCGTTGTGACCTGTCACAACGATGCGCCGGAACCGGTGGCGGGAAAGCCGGTGTCAGACGAAGAGGTGATGCAGGGTTTTGCGCATGTGCACGCGCGTGCGCAAAACATCATTCGCCACGGCAGGAACTGGCGCCTCTGGGTATTGTGCGACCGCGATCCGAACGAGCGCTGGGTCGACGGCCGGGTCGCGCTGCTCGGCGACGCCGCCCATCCGATGCTGCAATATTTCGCGCAAGGCGCCTGCATGGCGCTGGAGGACGCGGTGTGCCTGTCGCATATGCTTTCGACACATGAGGATCACGCCTTAGCCCTCCAGCATTATCGCGCGCAGCGCTTTCCGCGCACCGCGCGCGTGCAACTATTATCCCGCGCCATCGGCGAGCACATCTATCACCCCTCAGGAGAACACGCGCGACTACGCAACGCCATCATGCGCGCAAAATCGTCGGAGGATTATTACGGCGATCTGGCGTGGCTCTATGGCGGGACAGGGCTGGGGAGCTGA
- a CDS encoding FAD-dependent monooxygenase translates to MRIAVIGGGPGGLYFAYLWKQRHPDAEIDLFEQNAAGATWGFGVVFSEQALEFLRADDPDTVDAIAPRMESWKNITLNLRGESVEIDGVGFSSIGRLDLLTILQQRAFAAGVMPRYDTQVASVDALAGYDLIVAADGLNSLVRRSLEGDFGTSLSYSPNKFAWYGTTKRFETLSQTFVETELGAFNAHHYRYSQGMSTFLVECDLPTWQRYGFADKTIEESKTICERIFAATLGGHALVSNKSVWRNFPWVWNERWSFKNMVLIGDALHSAHFSIGSGTRLAIEDAIALVKALEAEGEIAAGLNRYQAERQPIVKKLVTAARTSADWYEKFPEHMKLDLMDFGYSYITRSGRIDDARLRAMSPAFMARYEASRRQPQRSGEKR, encoded by the coding sequence GTGCGCATCGCCGTGATCGGAGGGGGTCCCGGAGGTCTTTATTTCGCGTATCTGTGGAAGCAGCGCCACCCCGACGCCGAGATCGATCTGTTCGAGCAAAACGCCGCCGGCGCCACCTGGGGCTTCGGCGTGGTGTTTTCCGAGCAGGCATTGGAATTCCTGCGTGCCGACGACCCCGATACCGTCGATGCCATCGCGCCGAGGATGGAGAGCTGGAAGAACATCACGCTGAATTTGCGCGGCGAGAGCGTCGAGATCGACGGCGTCGGCTTCTCCTCGATCGGCCGGCTCGATCTATTGACGATCCTGCAACAGCGCGCTTTCGCCGCGGGCGTCATGCCGCGCTACGACACGCAGGTCGCTTCCGTGGACGCGCTGGCCGGCTACGACCTGATTGTCGCGGCCGACGGCCTGAACTCGCTGGTGCGCCGCAGTCTTGAGGGCGATTTCGGGACGTCCTTGTCCTATTCGCCGAACAAATTCGCCTGGTACGGCACGACAAAACGATTCGAGACATTGTCGCAGACTTTTGTCGAGACCGAGCTCGGCGCGTTCAACGCACATCACTACCGCTATTCGCAGGGCATGAGCACGTTCCTGGTCGAATGCGATCTGCCGACCTGGCAGCGTTATGGCTTTGCGGACAAGACGATCGAAGAATCAAAGACCATTTGCGAGCGCATCTTCGCGGCGACGCTGGGCGGCCATGCGCTGGTGTCGAACAAATCGGTGTGGCGCAATTTCCCCTGGGTCTGGAACGAGCGCTGGTCGTTCAAGAACATGGTGTTGATCGGGGACGCGCTGCATTCGGCGCATTTTTCAATTGGGTCCGGGACCCGGCTGGCGATCGAGGACGCGATCGCGCTTGTGAAGGCGCTGGAGGCGGAAGGCGAGATCGCCGCAGGGCTCAATCGCTACCAGGCGGAGCGCCAGCCGATCGTGAAGAAGCTGGTCACCGCGGCGCGCACCAGCGCCGATTGGTACGAAAAATTTCCCGAACATATGAAGCTCGACCTGATGGATTTTGGCTATAGCTACATCACCCGCTCGGGGCGCATCGACGATGCCCGCCTGCGCGCGATGTCGCCGGCCTTCATGGCGCGCTACGAGGCCTCGCGGCGTCAGCCGCAGCGAAGCGGGGAAAAGCGATGA
- a CDS encoding efflux RND transporter periplasmic adaptor subunit — MAFVIFACVALSACEQNSFVPPPPPKVEVAPPVARSITRYLEATGNTAPIKSVDLVARVQGFLQSINYQDGTFVKEGTTLFTIEPDTYKLKLEQAQAAEAGAQASMKQADADFKRQSDLVARQAVSQATLDTSTSNRDNAQANLQQAQVNTRIAEVNFGYTKVVGPFDGIVSAHLISVGELVGASSPTQLATIVALDPIYVNFNVNEQDVLRIRADALRRGLTSDDLKQVAIEVGLQTETGYPHKGKLDYAAPTVNQSTGTLAVRGLLPNPDRVLLPGYYVRVRVPLVQQHDALLVPDVALGSDQAGRYVLVVNGDNVVEQRKVQTGPVEGDLRVIESGLKADDRVVIAGLLRAIPGQKVDPQVQKAEAAPAAAK, encoded by the coding sequence ATTGCTTTCGTCATATTCGCGTGCGTCGCATTAAGTGCCTGCGAACAAAATAGTTTTGTGCCGCCGCCGCCACCGAAGGTTGAGGTCGCGCCTCCCGTGGCGCGGAGTATCACGCGTTATCTCGAGGCCACCGGCAACACCGCGCCGATCAAGAGCGTCGATCTGGTCGCGCGGGTACAGGGCTTTCTGCAATCGATCAATTACCAGGACGGCACCTTCGTGAAGGAAGGCACGACGCTGTTCACGATCGAGCCCGATACCTACAAGCTAAAACTCGAGCAAGCCCAGGCCGCTGAGGCCGGCGCGCAGGCGTCGATGAAGCAGGCCGATGCCGATTTCAAGCGGCAGTCGGATCTGGTCGCGAGGCAAGCCGTGTCGCAGGCGACGCTGGATACGTCGACCTCCAACCGCGACAACGCCCAAGCCAATCTGCAGCAGGCCCAGGTCAACACCAGGATCGCCGAGGTCAATTTTGGCTATACCAAGGTGGTCGGGCCTTTCGACGGGATCGTCAGCGCGCATCTGATCTCGGTCGGCGAGCTGGTCGGCGCGTCGTCGCCGACACAGCTTGCGACCATCGTGGCGCTCGACCCGATCTACGTCAATTTCAACGTCAACGAACAGGATGTGCTGCGGATTCGGGCAGACGCCTTGCGGCGGGGACTGACGTCGGACGATCTCAAGCAGGTTGCGATCGAGGTCGGCTTGCAGACCGAAACCGGTTATCCGCACAAGGGCAAGCTCGACTATGCGGCGCCGACCGTCAACCAGTCGACCGGAACGCTGGCGGTGCGCGGCCTGCTGCCAAATCCCGATCGCGTCCTGTTGCCGGGGTATTATGTCCGCGTCCGCGTTCCGCTGGTGCAGCAGCACGACGCGTTGCTGGTGCCCGACGTCGCGCTCGGCAGCGATCAGGCCGGACGATATGTGCTGGTCGTGAACGGCGACAACGTCGTCGAGCAGCGCAAGGTGCAGACCGGGCCGGTCGAGGGCGATCTGCGCGTCATCGAAAGCGGCCTGAAGGCCGATGACCGCGTCGTCATCGCCGGATTATTGCGCGCGATCCCGGGCCAGAAAGTCGATCCGCAAGTGCAGAAGGCCGAAGCGGCGCCGGCAGCGGCCAAATAG
- a CDS encoding cysteine rich repeat-containing protein translates to MISTLKRWVPLATVIFMGVTPAFSQAPTDAQRGAIRSECRSDYEAHCASIPPGGAASLQCLQKNMSSLAPGCQAAVRAVEAPAAPKAETAPAAAPAKGTAETTAPAAAPKAAASTTAKKPSSAQISAIRSACRSDYQKVCAGVPTGGAPALQCLEKNKSKVSAGCATAVSAATGGGAAPAAGGAPAADTATASPGAASPGAASPGAASPGAAAPAAAPPPALALRPMRPREELFVLRSACGGDVRSLCAGVQVGGGRVIQCLASQAAALSPACKEVLGQFAAQ, encoded by the coding sequence ATGATCAGCACGTTAAAGCGTTGGGTGCCACTGGCAACCGTCATATTCATGGGAGTGACTCCCGCATTTTCGCAGGCGCCGACCGATGCGCAACGCGGCGCCATCCGGTCCGAATGCCGTTCGGATTATGAAGCCCATTGCGCCAGCATTCCGCCGGGCGGCGCGGCGTCGCTGCAATGCCTGCAGAAAAACATGTCGAGCCTCGCGCCGGGCTGCCAGGCCGCCGTGCGCGCGGTAGAAGCCCCGGCCGCGCCCAAGGCCGAGACCGCCCCTGCCGCCGCTCCGGCCAAGGGCACTGCTGAGACCACGGCTCCGGCTGCAGCCCCCAAAGCTGCGGCGAGCACCACGGCGAAAAAGCCAAGCAGCGCGCAAATTTCGGCCATTCGCAGCGCGTGCCGCTCCGATTATCAAAAAGTCTGTGCCGGCGTGCCGACCGGAGGCGCGCCTGCCCTGCAATGCCTGGAAAAGAACAAGTCGAAAGTTTCCGCAGGCTGCGCGACCGCCGTCAGCGCCGCGACCGGCGGCGGCGCCGCACCGGCGGCAGGCGGCGCGCCGGCAGCGGATACGGCGACCGCAAGTCCTGGGGCAGCAAGTCCTGGGGCAGCAAGTCCTGGGGCAGCAAGTCCGGGAGCGGCAGCCCCCGCCGCGGCGCCGCCACCCGCGCTGGCGCTGCGCCCGATGCGGCCGCGCGAAGAATTGTTCGTGCTGCGATCGGCATGTGGCGGCGACGTCCGCTCGCTTTGCGCCGGCGTTCAAGTAGGCGGTGGCCGCGTCATCCAGTGTCTGGCGAGCCAGGCCGCCGCGCTGTCGCCGGCCTGCAAGGAAGTGCTGGGCCAGTTCGCCGCGCAGTAA